CTTACTAACTCGTGAACAGCAGCTAAATTTTATCGCCGGCTTTGCATCTTTTGCTTTTGGGGAGGTACAAAATGTCCAACGCGTTAATTGAAAATAGCTGGGATGAATTAGAATGGGCGGAAGAAACTGCTTTTCCGGCTACAGATGATCAATTGCTGATTTTAACCCAAAAACTTTCAGAATTGGAAATTCCCATCAAGGTTTTCTTGCAAGCAGTATCTATAGCTGCTTATGACTGTGTATCAGCTTTTCGCTACGCCGATAAATATTTGACTCTTTTCCAGAATCAGTACAAACGTAAAAATTTCAGTGATTTTGAAAACAATTAATTAACTTGCTTTCACTAGCATAGCCTGGCCCTTCTACCCTAACCGTGAGAAGGGCTTGTTTTTTAGCAACTATGACTAATTGAAACCACAGATAGAAGAAAATACTGACAATATTCAGTAATGTGAGGCTAGTGACTCGAATATCAGGAAAATACCAGTGGTTCCAATTAAAGATAATAATCCTACACAAATCACGCCTTATGTAACTTATGGATTGATTGCAGTCAATGTCTTGGCTTTTCTTTATGAAGCCAGTCTTCCTCCCCAAGCATTAAATCAGTTCTTTCATCTGGCGGCTGTGATTCCCCAAGAACTCACCTTAAGTTTTTCTGGCATCTCTGTCAATCAGCCAGTACCAGAATGGGCTACTTTGATTACTGCACAATTTTTGCATGGCGGTTTTTTACATCTAGCGGGGAATATGTTGTTTCTCTGGGTGTTTGGGAACAATATTGAAGAAAAATTAGGCCGTGCTAAATATTTACTGTTCTATTTATCTTGCGGTGCCTTGGCATCCTTGGCACAATGGTTCTTTGCTCAAGATTCTACCATTCCTTCTTTAGGCGCAAGTGGTGCGATCGCTGGCGTTATGGGAGCATATATACTACGGTTTCCCCAAGTCGAAATTCTCGGTGTAGTACCTTTAGGATTTTTCTTCCCCTCTTTTCGGGTTCCAGCATATTTCTTTTTGGGCTTCTGGTTTATCCAACAAGCTTTTTACGGACTAGCCAGTCTAGAAGCGCCTACAAATATCGGTATGGAAGGCGGCGGTATTGCCTATTGGGCCCATGCAGGCGGTTTTGTATTTGGCGCAGTTCTGGGGCCGCTGCTGGGTTTATTTAGCGACAAATCCAATGAAGAATCTTTATCTGGGTAAGTTGGCAAAATCTCATCATCGGCTGTCAGCAACACAGGCTATATTGCAATTAATCGATAATTAGGAAAAACACCTTGTTTCCCCTCCATGATGAAAACCCAACGGGAATCACCCCATATTTTACATACGGGTTGATTGGTTTGAATATTGTAGTCTTTCTTCATCAAGAGAGTCTATCAAGTGAACAATTAGAGCAATTCTTCCAGATGTATGCGGTAATACCACGAGAGTTAACCAATAACTTTGCCGAAGAGTGGACGACTTTATTTACGTCACAATTCTTACACGGTGGTTGGTGGCATCTGATCTCAAATATGGTGTTTCTCTGGGTTTTTGGTAACAATGTTGAAGACCGGATGGGTCATTTCAAGTATGTAATTTTTTATCTCGCCTGCGGTGCTTTAGCCGCCTTGTCCCAGTGGTTTATTGGCATGGATTCCTCTATTCCTTCTTTAGGAGCTAGTGGTGCAATTGCTGGGGTTCTCGGTGCATATGTGATCCGTTTCCCAAAATCTAGAATTTTAAGCTTAGTCTTTTTGGGTTTTTTCGTCACCACAATTAGGATTCCAGCAGTTATTCTCATCGGAATTTTCGTGGTTCAGAATGTGATATCGGGTCTTCTCAGCCTGCAAGCTGCTGCTAATATGAGTGTGGAAACAGGCGGAGTTGCTTACTGGGCGCACATCGGCGGCTTTGCTTTTGGAATCATTCTTGCGCCATTATTCGGGTTATTTCGGCGCGATTAGTACCGCAGGGCAGAAGAGGAAAGGGTGCAGGGGGCAGAGGAGAAAAGGAACGGTTGTTAAGTCGCGAAAGTGTAAAGTAATTTCCAACTCCCCCCCGCTCCCTGCTCCCTGCTCCCCTGCTTCTTTAATCCCCTCGCTCCCTTCTCCCCTGCCTCTTCTTTGACTATTGGCTCAAACTTCTGAATAAACTCCGGCTTCTTGCTCAGATAAGACAGGCTGAGATGGGGAAACGAAAATATCAGCACCGTTAACAATAACTCCCAACAAACCCAGTTCAGATTCAACTAATTGGTCAATAGCTTCTCCTAACATATTTTCTTGTGTATGGTTGGGACGTGTTACTAACACTATGCCATCACTGAAGGGTTGGATTAATAAAGCATCGTTAGATGTGCTGAGAGCATTAGTATCTAAAATGACTAAATCAAAACGTTCCCGGACATCTTCCATCAGCCGTCGCATTTCGCTGGATTCAAGAATAGCCGCAGATTGACGCACAGGCCCAGGGCTGGGAATAATGTATAAGTTTTCTACTTCAGGAACTAAGCGGATACATTCATTCAATCTGGCATAATAGCGCAGGGGTTCAACGGTGGCATCAATATCAGGGGTAACATTCAGGGATAAAGCATGAGAGGGCGATCGCAAATCTGTTTCGATAATTAACGTTCTTTTGCCAGCCAGAGCGGAAGCTATACCTAAGTTATAAGCACTCACCGTCTTACCTTCATCGCTGCTAGTACTAGTAATCATCAGCACTTTCAAATCCCGACCACCAATCCGGCGCAAATTGCTGCGAAACTTTTCGTAAAACTCCAAATAGGGAGAATCAGGGGAAAGTATGACAGGTAGGGCGGCGATGTCCAAATCATCAACAGGCATTAAAGGCAATTCTCCCAAATGGGGAACTTCCCGTTGTCTGAGGGTGTCGCGGATATCCTCCCTGGTTTTGAAAGTGCCTTCCAGGGAACCTAACAAAAATATGACCCCACCACCTACTAGCAATCCCAATAAACTACCAATACCCAAAGTTAAAGGCACACTCTGAGCTTGACTGGCATTGTTGATCACATTAGGTATTCTGGCAATTGTTAAGCTACTAACTGTTTCTGCCTCTGCTGTTTGAGAGTCTGTCAGCTTTGCCTGCATTTGGTTATAAATCGTTCTTTTCAGGCCTACTTCCTGTTCTAAACGCGATCGCTCTAGTTGCTTGTTGGGAATTTGAGAATAATCTTGGCGTAATTTTTCTTCTTCTCTGATTTGTTGAGCTAATTGTTGTTGGAGAGTTTCTCGTTGGGTTTCCAAACCCACCATCTGATTTGCTAGCTGTTGTCGGGCTGGATCTAAGTTGCTTTGGGCGCGGATACCGGAAACATCCCCAGCTAGAGGAGCCGCCGTACCGTCACCTCCTACCACCTCACCAGCGCGTTGTTGCAGTAATTCTTCAATAGATTGTTTCTGACGCGACAACTGAATCATTGTCGGGTTTTCAGGTCGTAAATCTTTACCAAGTAAAGTTATTTGAGATTCTACTTGATAAATTTGCAGTCGCAAGTTAGAAAGAATCGGATCGGCACTCAAAGCCGAAGAAACATAGGCTTGTCCCACATTTAAACCCAACTTGTCTTGTAAACTGCCAAGTTGGGCATCAATTCCGGCAATAGTTAATTGAATTAACCGTTGCTGATTTTGGCTATTAGTTACTGCGCCGAGCAAACTACCATTTTCAGCCGCCAATATTGCCGGACGCTCGCGACGATCATACTGTTCTAGCTGCTGTTCTGCTTTTTCCAGTTCTGCTTTCGCCTGCGGTATGCGCTCATTAATTTTTTCAATAATTGCGTCTAATCGTCTAGTATTAATCTCACCACTCAAGCTAATCATGGCTTGCATTAATTCCTGCAATATCTGCCGCGATCGCTTAGGGTCAGTATCCTGATATCTCAACTCAATAATTGAGGATAGTAGTTCCCCGGCATTGTTTCTCTCCGGTAGAGTCAGGGCGACATTTGTCCCAATCGTTTCTGGTTTGACATTGACTTTCGTGGATACAGCCTGAAGGATCTGCTCTGATAGCAAAACTTGCTTACTCAGTTCTTGTCCTTGTTGTTGAATTTCAGTTCCAGTTGCGGAGAACGAAACTGGCGGACGAGTATAAGCCAGCGCTCCGTTTGCGATGTAGGTGGATGCTGGTTCTGGCTGAATTGCCACCACAGTTGATCCAGCCACAACTAAAGCAAAACTGGCTAATCCAATCCACTTGTATTTATCAAAAGCAATCAGATAACGCTTAACAATTGGTGGAGTCATAATAAAGGTATATTTAGAAGTATACTACTGAGGTTTTTGATAAATTAGATAGCAGTTCCATAATACAGCTTCGCGGAAATCAACCACCCATTTTCCATGCATTAAACCCTTGCTATCTAGTAATGACGTAAAGCCCTGAAGGGCATAACTGCGCTAGCGGCTTGCCGCAGCCCGCCATTACGAATTATAAATTACAAACAAACCGCTCATAAAAATCTGGACAAAGTTCCCCAAAAGTTACCAAGTCTAGACAGATAGGTTTGTAGTCTTAGTCCAAAGTCCTAAAACCACAGGCACAAAGTCTCCTAATTACAAATTATCTCCTGTCAAAGTTTTCAAAGAAATTGAGGAAACCCCGGATATTGAAAAAGGGCTGTGTAATCGTACCGAGAAAATT
The Nodularia sp. LEGE 06071 genome window above contains:
- a CDS encoding rhomboid family intramembrane serine protease, which codes for MVPIKDNNPTQITPYVTYGLIAVNVLAFLYEASLPPQALNQFFHLAAVIPQELTLSFSGISVNQPVPEWATLITAQFLHGGFLHLAGNMLFLWVFGNNIEEKLGRAKYLLFYLSCGALASLAQWFFAQDSTIPSLGASGAIAGVMGAYILRFPQVEILGVVPLGFFFPSFRVPAYFFLGFWFIQQAFYGLASLEAPTNIGMEGGGIAYWAHAGGFVFGAVLGPLLGLFSDKSNEESLSG
- a CDS encoding rhomboid family intramembrane serine protease, yielding MFPLHDENPTGITPYFTYGLIGLNIVVFLHQESLSSEQLEQFFQMYAVIPRELTNNFAEEWTTLFTSQFLHGGWWHLISNMVFLWVFGNNVEDRMGHFKYVIFYLACGALAALSQWFIGMDSSIPSLGASGAIAGVLGAYVIRFPKSRILSLVFLGFFVTTIRIPAVILIGIFVVQNVISGLLSLQAAANMSVETGGVAYWAHIGGFAFGIILAPLFGLFRRD
- a CDS encoding GumC family protein — protein: MTPPIVKRYLIAFDKYKWIGLASFALVVAGSTVVAIQPEPASTYIANGALAYTRPPVSFSATGTEIQQQGQELSKQVLLSEQILQAVSTKVNVKPETIGTNVALTLPERNNAGELLSSIIELRYQDTDPKRSRQILQELMQAMISLSGEINTRRLDAIIEKINERIPQAKAELEKAEQQLEQYDRRERPAILAAENGSLLGAVTNSQNQQRLIQLTIAGIDAQLGSLQDKLGLNVGQAYVSSALSADPILSNLRLQIYQVESQITLLGKDLRPENPTMIQLSRQKQSIEELLQQRAGEVVGGDGTAAPLAGDVSGIRAQSNLDPARQQLANQMVGLETQRETLQQQLAQQIREEEKLRQDYSQIPNKQLERSRLEQEVGLKRTIYNQMQAKLTDSQTAEAETVSSLTIARIPNVINNASQAQSVPLTLGIGSLLGLLVGGGVIFLLGSLEGTFKTREDIRDTLRQREVPHLGELPLMPVDDLDIAALPVILSPDSPYLEFYEKFRSNLRRIGGRDLKVLMITSTSSDEGKTVSAYNLGIASALAGKRTLIIETDLRSPSHALSLNVTPDIDATVEPLRYYARLNECIRLVPEVENLYIIPSPGPVRQSAAILESSEMRRLMEDVRERFDLVILDTNALSTSNDALLIQPFSDGIVLVTRPNHTQENMLGEAIDQLVESELGLLGVIVNGADIFVSPSQPVLSEQEAGVYSEV